A DNA window from Thermococcus sp. 4557 contains the following coding sequences:
- a CDS encoding radical SAM protein, translated as MVWETPYFSYAVRELPRGCQLCVRGEKLVLFTTGVCPRDCFYCPLSEVRRGDVVYANERPVKSLDDVIEEALLMEARGAGVTGGDPLARLDRTAEYIRVLKEAFGEDFHVHLYTTGALATKKNLEKLYDAGLDEIRFHPDLFNPNSKLFKVEIENIRNAFDFDWDVGGEIPSIPGQFERMRWYAEFLDELGAKFLNVNELEYSEMTLKTLLDMGYQPVSDESAAIKGSLELGLKLLEWGEENTSLSYHLCTAKLKDAVQLKNRLRRMARKVAKPYMEITEDGTLRFGIAEYDDLDELYALLVEDAEVPPEWLYINREKGRIEMPEEVAVELAEAIEGDVRFFIVEEYPTFDRLEVERVPLP; from the coding sequence ATGGTCTGGGAGACGCCTTACTTTTCGTACGCTGTGAGAGAGCTCCCCAGGGGCTGCCAGCTCTGCGTTAGAGGTGAGAAGCTCGTCCTCTTCACGACCGGGGTCTGCCCGAGGGACTGCTTCTACTGCCCGCTGAGCGAGGTGAGAAGGGGAGACGTCGTCTATGCCAACGAGAGGCCCGTCAAAAGCCTGGATGATGTGATCGAAGAGGCCCTTCTGATGGAGGCCAGGGGGGCCGGCGTTACCGGCGGAGACCCGCTCGCGAGGCTTGACAGGACGGCTGAGTATATACGGGTTCTCAAGGAGGCCTTCGGCGAGGACTTCCACGTTCACCTCTACACCACCGGAGCTTTGGCCACGAAGAAGAACCTCGAAAAGCTCTACGATGCAGGTTTAGATGAGATACGCTTTCATCCTGATCTCTTCAACCCGAACTCAAAGCTCTTCAAAGTTGAAATCGAGAACATTAGGAACGCCTTCGACTTCGACTGGGACGTCGGCGGCGAGATACCCTCGATTCCGGGCCAGTTCGAGAGGATGAGATGGTACGCTGAGTTCCTCGACGAGCTCGGCGCGAAGTTCCTCAACGTGAACGAACTGGAGTACAGCGAGATGACGCTCAAGACGCTTTTGGATATGGGCTACCAGCCGGTGAGCGACGAGAGCGCCGCCATAAAGGGTTCCCTTGAGCTGGGCCTGAAGCTCCTTGAATGGGGCGAGGAGAACACCTCGCTGAGCTACCACCTGTGCACGGCCAAGCTGAAGGACGCCGTCCAGCTCAAGAACAGGCTGAGGAGGATGGCGAGGAAGGTCGCTAAACCCTACATGGAGATAACCGAGGACGGGACGCTCCGGTTTGGCATAGCCGAATACGACGACCTCGACGAGCTCTACGCGCTTCTCGTGGAGGATGCAGAGGTTCCACCGGAGTGGCTGTACATCAACAGGGAAAAGGGCAGGATTGAGATGCCGGAAGAGGTCGCCGTCGAGCTGGCTGAGGCAATAGAGGGCGACGTGAGGTTCTTCATCGTCGAGGAGTACCCGACCTTCGATAGGCTTGAGGTCGAGAGGGTTCCGTTGCCGTGA
- a CDS encoding antitoxin VapB family protein: protein MADGESFSRREKKGNIDVLMIAFGSMSEEEVEKLRKTLKEVEEWMNGWVPCSG from the coding sequence ATGGCAGACGGAGAGAGTTTCTCAAGGCGGGAGAAGAAAGGTAACATTGACGTTCTGATGATTGCGTTTGGGAGCATGAGCGAGGAAGAAGTTGAGAAACTTAGAAAAACGCTGAAAGAAGTTGAGGAATGGATGAACGGGTGGGTTCCGTGCTCGGGTTGA
- the ileS gene encoding isoleucine--tRNA ligase: MIKEPEFREYTPGKLEEKVERFWEENNTYEKVKSLRQNGPKYYFLDGPPYVSGAIHLGTAWNKIIKDMIIRFRTMQGYNVRRQPGFDMHGLPIEVKVEQALGLKIKKDIETEIGVDNFIKKCKEFALNNLKVMTEQFKMLGVWMDWDNPYMTIKNEYIESGWFTLKRAHEKGLLEKDKRVLHWCPRCETALAEHEVRGEYKIRKDPSIYVKFPVEGKENEYLLIWTTTPWTLPANLAVTVHADYDYAKVRVETENGEEYWIIAKALVERVLGEVGVKGEIVEEFKGEELEGIRYVHVLMDEYPAQKEFREKYEWAHRVILGEHVTLGDGTGLVHTAPGHGEEDYEVGRQYGLPVYSPVDDEGRYTEGHWKGTYVKDADPEIIEHLKEKGYLVKAGTIEHKYPHCWRCKTPLIFRATDQWFLKVSKVKDLIIKENDEKVTWYPDWVKVRYDNGVMNSGDWVISRQRYWGIPLPIWQSEDGEIHVVGSFKELVELSVAIEVNGERIELPESYEEKLKVIEEKLGPEDLHRPYVDAFIIKVNGKEMRRVKDVVDVWFDSGIASWASLDYPRTEENFRKLWPADFIVEGEDQVTKWFYSQQAASVIAFDTVPYRHVAMHGYVLDEKGDKMSKSLGNIIRPEEVVQKEGRDPFRFYMLWATNPWENLRFSWKGLEQVKRMLNILWNVYVLSATYMSLDNFDPTKLKPEELPFREEDRWILSRVNSLVGDVTEGIETFRLTKATRAIYHFVVEDLSRWYVRLIRKRMWVEGDDPDKLAAYYTVWKVFDVLLRLMAPFTPYIAEEIYQNMLRPFVGVESVHMLDWPEVEEEARDEELEREMEYVRRIVEAGSSARQRAKIKLRYPVRRIIVETEDETVKKAVERLNRILRDQLNAKEVVVGKVERELVIKPNFAKVGPEFKGDAKLVSQWIAEHGRELYEAGEMDVELEGKTFHLTREHLTIEEKLPDFFVAEDFEGGRVFVDKTLTRELLAEGLAREFVRRIQEMRKRLDLDVNDRIVVTIETTDENRELLEENLDYIKKETRATGVVFGEAKGYVVEWPEVQAKIGIEKVEG; this comes from the coding sequence ATGATAAAGGAACCGGAGTTTAGGGAGTACACCCCAGGGAAGCTTGAGGAAAAGGTCGAGCGATTTTGGGAGGAGAACAACACCTACGAGAAAGTGAAATCCCTGCGCCAGAACGGCCCGAAGTACTACTTCCTCGACGGGCCGCCCTACGTCAGCGGTGCAATACACCTCGGAACGGCCTGGAACAAGATAATCAAGGACATGATAATCCGCTTTAGGACGATGCAGGGCTACAACGTGCGCAGACAGCCAGGCTTCGACATGCACGGCCTCCCGATAGAGGTGAAAGTGGAGCAGGCCCTTGGCCTCAAGATAAAGAAGGACATAGAGACGGAGATAGGAGTGGACAACTTCATCAAGAAGTGCAAGGAGTTCGCCCTCAACAACCTCAAGGTCATGACGGAGCAGTTTAAGATGCTCGGCGTCTGGATGGACTGGGACAACCCCTACATGACCATAAAGAACGAGTACATCGAATCAGGCTGGTTCACGCTCAAGAGGGCCCACGAGAAGGGCCTGCTTGAGAAGGACAAGCGCGTCCTCCACTGGTGCCCGCGCTGTGAGACGGCCCTTGCCGAGCATGAGGTCCGCGGAGAGTACAAGATAAGGAAAGATCCGAGCATATACGTAAAGTTCCCGGTTGAGGGCAAGGAGAACGAGTACCTCCTCATCTGGACGACGACACCGTGGACCCTCCCGGCCAACCTTGCCGTCACCGTTCACGCGGACTACGACTACGCCAAGGTCAGAGTTGAAACTGAGAACGGAGAGGAATACTGGATAATAGCGAAGGCCCTCGTTGAGAGGGTCCTGGGCGAAGTCGGCGTCAAGGGCGAGATAGTTGAGGAGTTCAAGGGCGAGGAGCTTGAAGGCATACGCTACGTCCACGTCCTCATGGACGAGTATCCAGCCCAGAAGGAATTCCGCGAGAAGTACGAGTGGGCGCACCGCGTAATCCTCGGCGAGCACGTCACCCTCGGCGACGGTACGGGTCTGGTTCACACGGCACCGGGTCACGGTGAGGAGGACTACGAGGTCGGAAGGCAGTACGGCCTGCCGGTTTACAGCCCGGTTGACGACGAGGGACGCTACACCGAGGGCCACTGGAAGGGAACCTACGTCAAGGACGCAGACCCGGAGATAATAGAACACCTCAAAGAGAAAGGCTACCTCGTGAAGGCCGGAACGATAGAACACAAGTACCCGCACTGCTGGCGCTGTAAGACCCCGCTCATATTCCGCGCCACAGACCAGTGGTTCCTCAAGGTGAGCAAGGTCAAGGACCTCATAATCAAGGAGAACGACGAGAAGGTCACCTGGTACCCCGACTGGGTCAAGGTCAGGTACGACAACGGCGTCATGAACTCGGGTGACTGGGTCATAAGCAGGCAGCGCTACTGGGGAATACCTCTACCGATATGGCAGAGCGAGGACGGCGAGATACACGTCGTTGGAAGCTTCAAGGAGCTCGTGGAGCTCAGCGTTGCGATAGAGGTTAACGGCGAGAGGATAGAGCTTCCGGAAAGCTACGAGGAGAAGCTCAAGGTCATAGAGGAGAAGCTTGGCCCGGAGGACCTGCACAGGCCCTACGTCGATGCATTCATCATAAAGGTCAACGGCAAGGAGATGAGGCGCGTTAAAGACGTCGTTGACGTCTGGTTTGACAGCGGAATAGCGAGCTGGGCCTCCCTCGACTACCCGAGAACGGAGGAGAACTTCAGGAAGCTCTGGCCGGCAGACTTCATAGTCGAGGGTGAGGACCAGGTCACCAAGTGGTTCTACTCCCAGCAGGCGGCTTCAGTTATAGCCTTCGACACCGTCCCCTACAGGCACGTGGCGATGCACGGCTACGTCCTAGATGAAAAGGGCGACAAGATGAGCAAGAGCCTCGGCAACATAATAAGGCCGGAGGAGGTCGTCCAGAAGGAGGGAAGGGACCCCTTCAGGTTCTACATGCTCTGGGCCACCAACCCGTGGGAGAACCTGCGCTTCAGCTGGAAGGGCCTCGAGCAGGTCAAGAGGATGCTCAACATACTCTGGAACGTCTACGTGCTCAGCGCCACCTACATGAGCCTGGACAATTTCGACCCGACGAAGCTCAAGCCGGAGGAGCTTCCGTTCCGCGAGGAGGACAGGTGGATACTCAGCAGGGTCAACAGCCTCGTGGGAGACGTCACCGAGGGCATAGAGACCTTCAGGCTCACAAAGGCGACGAGAGCGATATACCACTTCGTCGTTGAGGACCTGAGCCGCTGGTATGTAAGGCTCATCAGAAAGCGCATGTGGGTCGAGGGCGACGACCCGGACAAGTTAGCAGCTTATTACACCGTCTGGAAGGTCTTCGACGTCCTGCTGAGACTCATGGCACCGTTTACCCCGTACATAGCGGAGGAGATATACCAGAACATGCTCAGGCCGTTCGTCGGAGTGGAGAGCGTCCACATGCTCGACTGGCCGGAGGTCGAGGAAGAGGCAAGAGACGAGGAGCTTGAGAGGGAGATGGAGTACGTCAGGAGGATAGTCGAGGCCGGCTCTTCAGCGAGGCAGAGGGCCAAGATAAAGCTCCGCTACCCGGTCAGGAGGATAATAGTAGAGACCGAGGACGAGACGGTTAAGAAGGCCGTCGAGAGGCTCAACAGAATACTCCGCGACCAGCTCAACGCCAAGGAGGTCGTCGTCGGCAAGGTCGAGCGCGAGCTCGTCATAAAGCCCAACTTCGCCAAGGTCGGGCCCGAGTTCAAGGGTGACGCCAAGCTCGTCTCCCAGTGGATAGCCGAACACGGCAGGGAACTCTACGAGGCCGGCGAGATGGACGTCGAGCTCGAAGGAAAGACCTTCCACCTCACGAGGGAGCACCTGACCATCGAGGAAAAGCTGCCTGACTTCTTTGTCGCCGAGGACTTCGAGGGCGGAAGGGTCTTCGTGGACAAGACCCTCACCAGGGAGCTCCTCGCTGAAGGCCTCGCCAGGGAGTTCGTCAGGAGGATACAGGAGATGAGGAAGCGCCTTGATTTGGACGTCAACGACAGGATAGTCGTCACCATAGAGACCACCGACGAGAACCGCGAACTGCTCGAGGAGAACCTCGACTACATAAAGAAGGAGACCAGGGCGACCGGGGTGGTCTTCGGCGAGGCCAAGGGCTACGTCGTCGAATGGCCCGAGGTTCAGGCGAAGATAGGGATTGAGAAGGTGGAAGGGTGA
- a CDS encoding glycogen synthase, translating into MRILILGFEYLPVKVGGLAEAITSIAEGLAELGSEVVVFTPDHGKNLGEVVGSFRVSAFGEPVHITVRKREQNGVAVYSLGGGFLSEKDVYGPSWEGLLRKAVLFGKASVGLMNGLIETFKPDVIHAHDWHTVFALGLMRKYFGIRSVFTVHRLNKAKISAQYFGEANLAELAPYPEIDPEHTACYIADMVTTVSRSYLWEEWDFFRHFDGKVTHVFNGIDCSFWNEELMETKDLPREERRRRVLARFGLSDGKAFMFIGRFDRAQKGVDTLLRAIEILSSDPAFKDMRFLIIGKGDPGLEAWAKAVQNRFPENVRVITELLSRETVRELYGSVDFVIIPSYFEPFGLVQLEAMCLGAIPIGSSVGGIKDTVIDLNSDPENATGLLVPPRDAFALARAMVLAKELDDATLRKLRENGKKRARKDFMWENACGRYMRVYEGAADRAVPFLR; encoded by the coding sequence AACCAGCATAGCGGAGGGACTTGCCGAACTGGGAAGCGAGGTCGTCGTTTTCACTCCCGACCACGGAAAGAACCTCGGTGAAGTCGTCGGCTCATTCAGGGTCTCGGCGTTTGGGGAGCCGGTCCATATAACCGTCAGAAAGCGTGAGCAGAACGGTGTTGCTGTCTACTCCCTCGGAGGGGGGTTCCTCAGTGAGAAGGATGTTTACGGCCCGAGCTGGGAGGGCCTGCTCAGGAAGGCGGTTCTCTTTGGGAAGGCGAGCGTTGGGCTGATGAACGGGCTGATTGAAACCTTCAAGCCTGACGTAATCCACGCCCACGACTGGCACACAGTATTTGCCCTCGGTCTCATGAGGAAGTACTTCGGTATAAGGAGCGTTTTCACGGTTCACCGGCTCAACAAGGCGAAAATTTCGGCCCAATACTTCGGCGAAGCCAACCTCGCTGAACTCGCCCCCTACCCCGAGATAGACCCCGAGCATACAGCCTGTTACATCGCCGACATGGTCACGACGGTGAGCAGGAGCTACCTGTGGGAGGAGTGGGATTTCTTCAGGCACTTCGACGGCAAGGTTACGCACGTCTTCAACGGCATAGACTGCTCCTTCTGGAACGAGGAGCTCATGGAGACGAAGGACCTCCCCAGGGAGGAGAGAAGGAGGCGCGTCTTAGCGCGCTTCGGTCTGAGCGATGGGAAGGCCTTCATGTTCATAGGACGCTTCGACAGGGCCCAGAAAGGAGTTGACACCCTCCTCCGGGCGATAGAGATACTCTCTTCAGACCCTGCCTTCAAGGACATGAGGTTCCTCATAATCGGCAAGGGCGACCCCGGCCTGGAGGCCTGGGCCAAGGCAGTGCAAAACCGCTTCCCCGAGAACGTCAGGGTGATTACCGAGCTCCTCAGCAGGGAGACCGTAAGAGAGCTCTACGGTTCGGTGGACTTTGTGATAATCCCATCGTACTTCGAGCCCTTTGGTCTGGTGCAGCTTGAAGCCATGTGCCTCGGCGCAATCCCCATAGGCAGCTCCGTCGGGGGAATAAAGGACACGGTAATAGACCTCAACTCCGACCCGGAGAACGCCACGGGACTGCTCGTCCCCCCGAGGGACGCTTTCGCGTTGGCCAGGGCGATGGTTCTCGCCAAGGAGCTGGACGATGCAACCCTGAGAAAGCTCCGTGAGAACGGGAAAAAGAGGGCGAGGAAAGACTTCATGTGGGAGAACGCCTGCGGGAGATACATGAGGGTTTACGAGGGGGCGGCTGACAGGGCCGTTCCGTTCCTCCGCTGA
- a CDS encoding ribonuclease P protein component 2 produces MREKPKYLPPTLRDKHRYIAFQVIGERPFKKDEIKRAIWDASISTLGTLGSARAKPWFIKFDEKSQTGIVRVDRKHVEELRFALTLVTHINGSRAIFRTLGVSGTIKRLKRKFLADYGWK; encoded by the coding sequence ATGAGGGAGAAGCCGAAGTACCTGCCGCCCACCCTGAGGGACAAGCACCGCTACATAGCCTTTCAGGTCATCGGGGAGAGGCCGTTTAAGAAGGATGAGATAAAGAGGGCCATATGGGATGCGAGCATCTCAACGCTGGGAACCCTCGGCTCGGCGAGGGCAAAGCCCTGGTTCATCAAGTTCGACGAGAAGAGCCAGACCGGAATCGTAAGGGTTGACAGGAAGCACGTGGAGGAGCTGCGCTTCGCCCTGACGCTGGTCACCCACATAAACGGCTCAAGGGCTATTTTCAGAACCCTCGGCGTTTCTGGAACGATAAAAAGATTGAAAAGGAAGTTCCTGGCCGATTACGGATGGAAGTGA
- a CDS encoding ABC transporter substrate-binding protein, protein MKRFAAVLMVLLVAAAAVPGVQAKAVSRDVYYGANALDLNYYTPESLAPMFNWTTKEIGYLLLMTQYTDPATNTTVVINSTDQYWDLQRLGLAMGLMDSVRIFLVENWEFYPVNKERVTDIISDPSVGIASRWSLMSAKTQDKRLRVGQLALDALLMSAINPVGGITDVYSIRLWDLIHDTGGTINFDGIYVPYRCKWTLERGEFTVPDDAVIYNQTQGWIAAQAGETAKAKVTVTCDMGEWQNGVRMAVDDIKNYIAFYYTWAFRDVPGDPYYDSALSDTAATFQTFLGFQFTDNGYVVYGSYAHPFADDITAGNYILYPSMPWDMYWAMGELVANGNAYGINRRYSFSSSDESTVQLDLLTKEHVDDLSKVIQAISSGGAMSTFPGIDWNSAASRMNADLDFYSTYGHFVISNGPYILDMYSPENLYLKLVKFNGQRSTFNDDPKLPKDGYADVIEFYGFQNEDTLLLQVAHGDIDLGLVAFGANKYQGLSEDLLYNLRLYNVASSSIELTLNPYHDPDKDAPIVTLDTGTYFNPFAVREIRFAFNYLVNRRYIVDNIYHGGAAPALSGITPNDPASKYFTPVYRALGLKENGDFNYAMKLIDEGMAKAVEQVTRYGHTLEKRDDGYWYFDGQPVEVKFVIRTEDERKDVGLYISDLIENYVGFKVDRMLLNRQKASEIVFRKPASTYEWNLYTGGWGAGGLGSMYPDWQIYYWYSPLGYYPNFIDPRHQPDVNVGDVLRAVGEQYASIGSYSLAVQNASRVFLVFNDLSSPDAFSTAQYMSRTLPLDVRTISRLSGEFSMGEAVKGDVVISVGGPLVNDVTAEYENLALVHMELGNGNITIVSPQGNFVWLVPNPWWDVTRGYFIIQFFNDRTTGALVVTIYGTDADSTAAGTYYFLTHVYQNLDAYGDLNYLVGLWSDTEFGSDIPLPGSSQGDASGFSAGDDITIVAMG, encoded by the coding sequence ATGAAACGGTTCGCCGCGGTGTTGATGGTTCTGCTGGTGGCCGCTGCTGCCGTGCCTGGGGTGCAGGCAAAGGCAGTCTCAAGGGACGTCTATTACGGAGCCAACGCCCTTGACCTGAACTACTACACGCCGGAGAGCCTGGCACCGATGTTCAACTGGACCACCAAGGAGATCGGCTACCTCCTGCTCATGACCCAGTACACCGACCCTGCCACCAACACTACCGTCGTCATCAACAGTACCGACCAGTACTGGGACCTTCAGAGGCTTGGGCTGGCGATGGGGCTGATGGACAGCGTCAGGATTTTCCTCGTTGAGAACTGGGAGTTCTACCCGGTTAACAAGGAGAGGGTTACCGACATCATCAGCGACCCGAGCGTTGGTATTGCCAGCAGGTGGAGCCTCATGAGCGCCAAGACCCAGGACAAGCGCTTGAGGGTGGGGCAGCTTGCCTTGGATGCCCTCCTCATGAGTGCCATAAACCCGGTTGGAGGTATCACTGATGTTTACAGCATCAGGCTCTGGGACCTCATCCACGACACCGGCGGAACCATCAACTTCGATGGAATCTACGTCCCGTACAGGTGCAAGTGGACCCTCGAGAGGGGCGAGTTCACCGTTCCGGACGATGCGGTCATCTACAACCAGACCCAGGGCTGGATTGCGGCCCAAGCTGGCGAGACCGCCAAGGCTAAGGTCACCGTCACCTGTGACATGGGTGAGTGGCAGAACGGCGTGAGGATGGCCGTTGACGACATCAAGAACTACATCGCTTTCTATTACACCTGGGCTTTTAGGGACGTCCCTGGTGATCCGTACTACGACAGCGCCCTGAGTGACACGGCCGCCACCTTCCAGACCTTCCTCGGCTTCCAGTTCACTGACAACGGTTACGTGGTTTACGGTAGCTATGCCCACCCATTCGCGGACGACATCACCGCCGGCAACTACATCCTTTACCCGAGCATGCCGTGGGATATGTACTGGGCCATGGGAGAGCTGGTGGCGAACGGGAACGCTTATGGAATTAACCGCAGGTACTCCTTCAGCAGTAGTGATGAGAGTACTGTACAGCTCGACCTGCTCACAAAGGAGCACGTCGATGACCTCTCCAAGGTCATCCAGGCAATATCCTCCGGCGGGGCCATGAGCACTTTCCCCGGCATTGACTGGAACTCGGCCGCATCGAGGATGAACGCCGACTTGGACTTCTACTCCACCTACGGCCACTTCGTGATCAGCAACGGTCCGTACATTCTTGATATGTACTCCCCGGAGAACCTTTACCTCAAGCTCGTCAAGTTCAACGGTCAGAGGAGCACCTTCAATGACGACCCCAAGCTCCCGAAGGACGGTTACGCCGACGTTATTGAGTTCTATGGTTTCCAGAACGAGGATACCCTTCTCCTACAGGTTGCGCACGGGGACATCGACTTGGGTCTCGTCGCCTTTGGTGCCAACAAGTACCAGGGTCTTAGTGAGGACCTCCTGTACAACCTTCGTCTTTATAATGTGGCCTCGTCCTCCATCGAGCTGACCCTCAATCCCTACCATGACCCTGACAAGGACGCCCCGATCGTGACCCTTGATACCGGGACCTACTTCAATCCCTTCGCGGTCAGGGAGATACGATTTGCATTCAACTACCTCGTGAACCGCAGGTATATAGTAGATAATATCTACCATGGCGGGGCTGCCCCGGCCCTCAGTGGTATAACCCCAAACGATCCGGCCTCCAAATACTTCACCCCCGTCTACCGCGCCCTTGGGCTCAAGGAGAACGGAGACTTCAACTATGCCATGAAGCTCATCGACGAGGGAATGGCGAAGGCTGTGGAGCAGGTCACCAGGTATGGTCACACCCTGGAGAAGAGGGACGACGGTTACTGGTACTTCGACGGCCAGCCGGTTGAGGTCAAGTTCGTCATCCGTACCGAGGATGAGAGGAAGGATGTGGGCCTTTACATCTCGGATTTAATCGAGAACTACGTGGGTTTCAAGGTTGATAGGATGCTTCTTAACAGGCAGAAGGCGAGCGAGATTGTTTTCAGGAAACCTGCCAGCACTTACGAGTGGAACCTTTACACCGGTGGTTGGGGTGCCGGTGGTCTTGGAAGCATGTACCCTGACTGGCAGATTTACTACTGGTACTCACCGCTCGGCTACTACCCGAACTTCATCGACCCCAGGCACCAGCCAGACGTTAATGTAGGCGACGTCCTGAGGGCCGTTGGGGAGCAGTACGCCAGTATCGGCTCATATTCCCTGGCCGTTCAGAACGCCAGCAGGGTTTTCCTTGTGTTCAACGACCTGAGCAGTCCCGATGCCTTTTCGACGGCGCAGTACATGTCCCGTACCCTCCCCCTGGACGTCCGTACAATTTCCAGACTGTCCGGGGAGTTCTCCATGGGAGAGGCTGTCAAGGGAGACGTGGTTATATCCGTTGGAGGCCCGCTGGTCAACGATGTGACGGCCGAGTACGAGAACCTGGCCCTCGTCCACATGGAGCTAGGTAACGGCAACATAACCATAGTTTCTCCGCAGGGGAACTTTGTATGGCTGGTTCCCAACCCGTGGTGGGACGTTACCCGGGGATACTTCATAATCCAGTTCTTCAATGACAGAACCACCGGGGCCCTGGTCGTGACCATCTACGGCACCGATGCCGACAGCACCGCCGCGGGGACGTACTACTTCCTCACCCACGTCTATCAGAACCTCGACGCCTACGGGGATCTCAACTACCTCGTGGGCCTTTGGAGCGACACAGAGTTCGGTTCGGATATACCCCTTCCCGGTTCAAGCCAGGGCGACGCCAGCGGCTTCAGCGCGGGCGACGACATCACAATAGTCGCTATGGGGTGA